A region of the Actinomycetota bacterium genome:
CGCGCTGGGGAACCTGACCGACCGCGCCCTGAACGGCCCCGCGCTGTCCGGGCATGTCGTCGACTTCATCGACTTCCACGTCTGGCCGGTCTTCAACGTGGCGGACAGCGCCATCGTCGCGGGTGCGATCCTGCTCGCCGTCGTTACCGGTCGCCGCGAGCGATCGTTCGCCGATGAGAAGCGGAACGAGCGGCCACCCAAGAGAGAGGAGTTGGCCGGCGGGGCGTGATGAGCGATGACCCAGGCGTTCGAGGCCGTACCGGGTCGCTTGGACGCGGTCGTCGCTGAACGCATGGGGATCGCGCGCGCCGACGCCCAGCGGGCGATCGAGGCGGGCGGGGTCACGGTGGACGGTGCCCCCCAACGAAAGTCGTTCCGACTGGCCGGCGGGGAGCGCGTGGAGGTTGACCTCGAACGTGGTGCTGAAGTGCCGGCCGAGGGCCCACCGGTCGGCGTTCGGTACCGCGATGAGCATCTCGCCGTTGTGTCGAAACCCGCCCGCATGCCCACGCACCCGACCGAGAACCGGCGTGGAGGCACGCTCGTGAACAGCCTGCTCGCGATGGAGATACCGCTCGCCTCGCGCGGCGGATCACTCCGCCCGGGGATCGTGCACCGGCTCGACGCCGGCACGTCGGGCCTCATCGTCGTCGCATCGAGCGACGCAACATTCCGGGCGTTCGGGCAGTTGTTCGCTGCGCACGCCGTCGATCGGCGGTATCTCGCGCTCGTTCGGGGCCGGGTCCAGCACGACAGGTTCGGCGTCGAGGCGCCGCTCGGACGTCGCGGCGCGCGCATCCGCGTCGTCTCAGGTGGTCGTGACGCCGCGACCGCCTTCGAGCTGCGCGAGCGCTTCGACAGAGCGACCCTGCTCGAGGCGACCCCTCACACGGGCCGAACGCACCAGATCCGCGTGCACCTGTCGTCGGTCGGCCACCCGATCCTTGGCGACGCCCGCTACGGCGGTGGGGGACAGGACGCCGCCGCGCTCGGCCTCGAGCGGCCGTTTCTGCATTCGTCGCGGATCGCGTTCGATCACCCGATCACGCGACAACGGATCGACATCGAGGAACCACTGGCCGACGATCTGATCGAGGCGCTGCGCCGGCTCCGCGACGCGGCTACCTCTTGACGCGTTCGGCCTCGCGGAGGTACAGCGCGTGCTGCGTGCGAACCTCCTCGCGGGAGGCGAGCAAGGCATCCTCGACGTCCGGCGAGAGCGTTCGCGATTCGATGAGCGCGTTCAGCTTTGTCGTGTCGATCGAGAGAACGCTGTCCCACAGGCCGAGCGGCTCGAGGATCGCTCGTACCTTCTCCTCGATCGGCGAGGTGATGTGCTGCACGCGCCGATCGATCGCCGCGCCGTCGGTTCCGAACAGCCTGCGGTAACCGTGCTCGTCGGCGAACGCGTTGATCAGCGGGTTCAGCTCGTCGAAACGCCTGTACACGTCACGAGCCGTTCGCTTAAGCGAGATCCATTCGTCGACCATCTCGGTCATCCTCGGAGCCGGGTCCGCCTCACGCTTGTCCTCGCGATGTCGGAACAGCGGACAGAGCGACTGGTACTCGCACCAGTCGCAGAGGGGGTTCTGACGCGGCTCGAACTTCCCCGCCGCGATCCGTTCGGCCACCACACCGATCCGACGACGGAGCTCGTCGACGTCGTCGGCGGTTCGAGTCGTCGTCATCCGCTGTCCCGGCAACAGGTAGTAGAGCGTCAGACGCTCCGGCTCGATGCCCCAGACCTCCTTCGCGGCGAGGTGGTAGACGCTGAGTTGGAGATCCGCGTCGATCCTCGCCTGCGGGGGAAGACGACGGTTCGTCTTGTAGTCGATGATCTCGTAGCCGCCGCCGGGGATGCGATCCATCCGGTCGATCACGCCGGCGATCTCCACGCCCTCAACGTCGATGGTGAATCGGTGCTCGAGCGCCGCGGGGATCTTGTACGTGGCTTCGCTCTCACGGTGATATTGCGCCAGCACCTGCCGCCCGTGTTCCCGGTACATCGTCTCCTCGGATTCGCTCGAGAAGCCCTCGGCGACCCAGACCGCTTCGAGCATGTCGTGCAGCTCCTCGAGTGACGGCGCGACGGGAACCGGCCGGTTGTGGAACAGGTGCAGCGCGCGGTGCAGGGAATCGCCGAACGAGAG
Encoded here:
- a CDS encoding RluA family pseudouridine synthase, translating into MTQAFEAVPGRLDAVVAERMGIARADAQRAIEAGGVTVDGAPQRKSFRLAGGERVEVDLERGAEVPAEGPPVGVRYRDEHLAVVSKPARMPTHPTENRRGGTLVNSLLAMEIPLASRGGSLRPGIVHRLDAGTSGLIVVASSDATFRAFGQLFAAHAVDRRYLALVRGRVQHDRFGVEAPLGRRGARIRVVSGGRDAATAFELRERFDRATLLEATPHTGRTHQIRVHLSSVGHPILGDARYGGGGQDAAALGLERPFLHSSRIAFDHPITRQRIDIEEPLADDLIEALRRLRDAATS
- a CDS encoding PD-(D/E)XK nuclease family protein yields the protein MEQRATSTLAARAGERRRIRLSYSSINTYETCPAKFKFQFEDRVPRSPSAALSFGDSLHRALHLFHNRPVPVAPSLEELHDMLEAVWVAEGFSSESEETMYREHGRQVLAQYHRESEATYKIPAALEHRFTIDVEGVEIAGVIDRMDRIPGGGYEIIDYKTNRRLPPQARIDADLQLSVYHLAAKEVWGIEPERLTLYYLLPGQRMTTTRTADDVDELRRRIGVVAERIAAGKFEPRQNPLCDWCEYQSLCPLFRHREDKREADPAPRMTEMVDEWISLKRTARDVYRRFDELNPLINAFADEHGYRRLFGTDGAAIDRRVQHITSPIEEKVRAILEPLGLWDSVLSIDTTKLNALIESRTLSPDVEDALLASREEVRTQHALYLREAERVKR